The sequence CGGCGGGTTCGTCACTGACGCCTCCCTCGACGAAGGAGGAGGCGGTGCTGCTTGGCATCTGGAGAGAGGTCCTCGGTGTCGAGCGACTCGGCGTGGACAGCAACTTCTTCCGCCTGGGCGGCGACTCCATCCTCAGCATCCGGATTGCCGCGCGCCTGCGCGAGCTCGGGTACCCCGTCGGCGTCCGGGAGATCTTCGCCCACCCCACGGTCCGGCAGCTCGCGCGACACCTGACGACGACGCACCAGGGAGAGGTCGCGGCGGCGCCCGCGGAGCCCGCGTTCCACCTGATTGACGCGGCGGTCCGGCAGCAGCTTCCGCCCTCCATCGAGGACGCCTGGCCGCTGACCCGGCTCCAGTCGGGGATGATCTACCACTCGCTGATGAACCCGGGCTCGGCGGTCTACCACGACATCTTCTCCTATGACTTCCGCGCGCCGGTGAATGCGAAGCACCTGCGCGGCGCGGTGCGGGAAGTCGTGGGGCGCCACCCGCAGCTGCGCTCGCGGTTCGAGCTCCACCAGTTCGACGAGCCGCTGCAGCTCGTCGGTGGCGAGGTGGAGGTCCCCCTGGAGCTCGTCGACGTGAGCACGCTGTCTCGCGAGGCCCAGGATGCGGAGCTCGCGCGGTGGGTCGAGGACGAGAAGCGCCGTGACTTCGACCTGGAGACGGCCCCGCTGCTGCGCTGCTGGGTGCACGTGCGCTCTGCCAGCGAGTTCACGTTCACCCTCTCGTTCCACCACGTCATCCTGGACGGCTGGAGCGTGGCGCTGGTGATGGACGAGCTGCGCCGCGTCTACGCGTCCCTGCTGGGCGGACCCCCGGTCGTCCTCGAAGGGGAGGGCGCCCCCTACAGCATGTACGTAGCCCTGGAGCGCCGGGCCATCGACGACCCGAGCCACGCGCTCTTCTGGCGTGAGCTCCTGGCCCACATCCCGAGGCCGCTCCTGCTCGGCCAGCCATCCGGTGTGGGCAAGCAGGCCCCGGTGCCCTCCTCGGCGGAGCGGACGGTCCCCGCCGAGATGACGTCCGCGCTGCGAAGCCTCGCGGGGAGGCTCGGCCTGCCCATCAAGAGCGCGTTCCTCGCGCTCCACCTCCATGCGCTGGGAGAGGTCACCGGTCGCGACGATGTCGTCTCCGGGCTGGTGGTCAACGGACGCCCCGAGGTCTCCGGCGGAGAGCGGTGTGTCGGCCTGTTCCTCAACACCCTCCCGGTGGCACTGCGGCGAAGCGAGGGGTCCTGGCCCGCTCGCGTGGCGCGGGTGTTCTCCCTCGAGCAGGACACCGCACCGTACCGCCGCCTGCCGCTCGCTGAGATTTTGCGGCTCACCCGGCACAAGGAGCTGTTCGACGTCCTCTTCAACTACACGCACTTCCACGTGTACCAGTCCGAGGCCGACGGCCTCGTCCGGATTGCCGGCGCGCGGTACTTCGAGCAGACCAACTTCGGCGCCGTGGTGCATGCGCATCTCGACAGCTTCACCGAGCGCATGACGTTGGTCGTCAACTACGACGCCGCCCGCGTGGATGGAAAGCTCGTCGAGCGCTACCTCGACAGCTATCTCCGAGCGGCCAGCTCCGCGGCGGCGAGCACCGAGGCACCTGTTCTCACCGTGGCCGCGAGCCCGGCGTCACCCGCTTCGGGCACTACCCTCGAGCAGCAGCTCCGTGAGGCCCTCGCCGCCGTCACCCGCACCGCGGACGTGGGGCTCGACGACAACTACCTCGAGCTCGGGGTGGATTCGATCTCCGCCATCCGCTTCGTGGCCCGGCTCAAGCGGCTCGGCATCAAGCTCTCACTGCAGGACGTGTTCGAGCACCCGACGGTCCGCAAGCTCGCCGCCAGGCTCAAGGCCGCTCGCCCCGCGGACACGGTGCAGGGACCGGCCGCGCCCGTCGAGGCGGCCAGCACGCTTGCCCGACACCTGCCTCCCGGCGTGGCCGACGGCTACCCGGCAACAGCGCTGCAGCTCGACATGATTGCCGAGAGCCAGGCGGACGTCGCCCAGGCCATCTACCACGACCTCTTCAGCTACCGGTTCGCGCTGCCCCTGAACGAGGCGCTCCTTCGCCGCGTGCTGCGGACGCTCACCGACCGTCACGAGACGCTCCGCACCGCCTTCGACGTCGACGCCAGCCCCACGCCCATGCAGTGGGTCCACGCCGCCGTCACGCCGCACCTGGAAGTCCTGGACCTCTCGCGCTTGCGAGAGGAAGAGCAGTCAGGAGTGTTCGATGCCTGGTTCGAGCGGGAGCGCGCCACCAGCTTCGACGTCACCCGGCCGCAGCTCATGCGGACCTTCGCGCACCGTCACGGGCCGGCCTCCTTCACCCTGACGCTGAGCTTCCACCATTCCATCCTTGATGGCTGGAGCCTGTCGCTGCTGATTCGCGAGCTGGTCTCGCTCTACAGCGCCGCCCTGCAGGAGGTCGACGCGCCGGTGCCTGGAGTCGTCTCGTCCAGGTACCGGGACTACGTGAAGGCCGAGCTCGAGAGCCGGCAGTCGGAGGAGGCGCGCGCCTTCTGGAGGAACGAGCTGCGCGGCGTCGAGTACACCGCGCTGCCCCGGCCGCCAGGGCGTGGAGCCATGGCGCGCTGGAGCGAGACCAAGGTCTTGCTCGACCGGCCCCGGCAGGAGGCGTTGATGGAGATGACCCGTCGCGCTGGCGTGCCCGTGAAGTTCGGCCTTCTCTCCGCGCACCTCGCCATCCTGGGGCTGCTGGGGAAGCGGACGGACGTGCTGACCGCCACCTTCGTGAACGGCCGGCTGGAGGAGGAGGGGAGCGATGAGGTCCTGGGCCTCTTCCTGAACTTCATGCCGTTCCGTCAGTCCCTCGAGGGCCTCACCTGGCGCAGGCTCCTCGAGGAGACGTTCGCCAGCGACATCCGCAGGCTGCCGTACCGGCGTCATCCCCTGGCGAGCATCCGACGCGACCTGGGGCAAGAGCGGCTCGTGGAGACGGCCTTCAACTACACCCAGTTCAAGGCGTACGCCGACGTGACTCGCGACGGCTCCGCGAGCGCGGGCACCGGGCTCGTCAGCGGCGCCCGCTGGTTCGAGCACACGGCGTTCCCGCTCCTGGTCAACGCGGGCTACGACCTTCGCCAGGAGCAGATGATCCTCACGCTCAATGCCAACGGGCAGGTGCTCCCTCAGTGGAGCATCGAGGTGCTCGGCGCGCTCTACGACGCGACGCTGACGCGGATGCTCACTCGCGAGGACAGCCTGGTCACCCAGCCCTCCGAGGAGATGACCCGTCTGGCCGCGGCGCTGAAGGTCTCCGGGTAGCGCCGCCGCCATCGCCCCCACACACATCGCAGAACTCAACCTCGAGGAGAGACTCATGTCGCAGGAACCGCGCAAGACGGAACCGGTCATCAGCACGCATCAGCAGTCCGACGGCTACCGCTCCCACTACCGCCGCTGGGGCCGCTCCGAGGGGAGCGACGTCCTGGTGTACCTGCATGGCGGCATCAGCCACGCCGGGTGGCAGGCGCCGCTCGGCGAGGCCATCACCGCGAGCTCCGAGGTGACCTTCATCGCGTTGGACCGGCGCGGCTCCGGCCTCAACAGCGAGGCGCGGGGGCACCTCATCTCCGAGGAGCGGGAAGTCGAGGACATCGCTTCGTTCCTCGAGGCCATCGGCGGCTCCTTCCGCCGGGTGCACCTCGGGGGTTGGTGCTTTGGCGCGCAGGTGGCGTCCATCGTCGCCGCCCGGCTCGCCAGCCGGGGTGTCCTCACCAGCCTCGTGCTTGTCGCGCCGGGCTACGTCTACACGGAGCGCTACAGCGACGTGCTGAGGCTGTCCATGCAGGCCGTCTCCGAGGTCGTCAAGGAGCTCGGCGTCACGCCGGAGCCGCTGCGGGCCTTCGTGCCGGTGCCGCTGCAGACCAGCGACTTCACCGACAAGCCCCAGTGGCTGAAGTTCGTCGAAGAGGACACGCTCCGCCTCTCCCGGGTCACTCAGAGCACGGTCAAGGTCTGGGGCGAGCTCGGCGACCGCTCGCGGTCCACACTGGGAGAGCTGGGCGGGCTCCCCGTGCTCGCCGTGTTCGGCAGCCGGGACCGGCTCGTCGACCTCGAGCGCACGAAGGCGATGCTGCTGGAGCGCGTGCACCCGGCGCCGACCATCGAGCTGATGTCGACGCACCACGCGCTCCACTTCGAGGATCCGCGTGCGCTCGCCGACCTCATCCTCCGCTTCATCTCGAGCCAGGAGCCGCGTCTCACCGCCGTCGCGGCAAGCAGGCCGGGTGTGGCCACTGCCACGGCCCAGCAGCGCGGGGCGTGAGGAGGGGCCATCGCCACGCCCCCGGGTGAGCCGGCGCTGGAGCGAAGCTCGAACAGGAGAAGGGTCGCCATGACAGACACATTCAGACTGCGCGAGCTCACGCTGATGGCCAGCAGCATGATTGCCATCATCGGGACGACGGCCATCGCCGCATCGCTGCCTCACATGAGCGAGGCGTACGCCGACGTCCCCAACAGCCGGTTCCTCGTGAGCGTGGTGCTCACCCTGCCGGCGCTGTCGGTGGCCTTGTGCGGCCCCTTCATCGGCATGGCCATCGACAGCTGGGGGCGTAAGCGCATCTTCATCCTGTCCCTGCTCATCTACGGACTGTCCGGGGCGGCGGGCAGTGTGCTGCCGTCGCTGCCCGCCATCCTGGTCAGCCGGCTCGTCCTGGGAGTCGCGGTCTCCGGCATCACCACCTGCTCCACGGCCCTGCTCGCCGACTACGCCGAGGAGCGGAAGCTGGGCAATCTGATGGGCAGACAGTCCCTGTTCATGTCCCTGGGGAACGTCGTCTTCGTCTCGCTGGGCGGCGTGCTGGCGGACCACCACTGGCGGCTGCCCTTCCTGCTTTACGCGGTGGCCTTCGTGGTCCTCCCGGGCGTCGTCTTCACCATCACCGAGCCGCGCGTGGCGCGAGCCGCACAGCCGTCGGTCTCGGTCGCCACCGTCGAGGTAGTCCCGGTCCGGAGGACCGTGCTCGTCTACGCCCTCGGCTTCGTGAACATGGTGGTGTACTTCATGGTGCCGGTGTACCTGCCGTTCCACCTGAGGTCCTTCCCCGGCAACAGCAGCGCGCGCGCGGGAGGCCTGCTGGCGGTCGTCGGGCTGAGCTGGGCCGTTTCATCCTCCATGTATCACCGTGTCCGGCGGCACCTCTCCTTCGAGCAGGTCGCGTTCGTCGCCCTCGCGCTCATGGGAATCGCCTACCTGATGATTGCCAGGGCCATGGGCTACGCGCTGCTCATCCCCGCTCTCGTCATCATCGGCGCGGGGCTGGGCGTGTTCGTCCCCAACCTGAACGCGTGGCTCCTGTCGTTCGCACCCACGACGATGAAGGGGCGGATGATTGGCGGTCTCGTCTTCTTCGTATTCCTCGGCCAGTTCTTCTCACCCATCTTCACGCGCCCGCTGAGAGACACCGCGGGCATCTCGGCGAGCTACTTCGCGGGTGGCGCGCTGTTGCTGCTGCTCTCGCTCGGGACGATGGCGGGGGGGAGAAGGGCCATGCCCATGAGGCTCTCCGCCGAGCGTGACCTGAAGTAGACACCTCTTCCTGCTGACCCCCACACCCGGAGCTTCAGGCATGAATGCACGCACCCAGCGGTCCGGCTCGAGTAGGGCCCATGCGCGGTCTTCCATGCGCGCGAGCCTTCCCATGGCGCTCTGTCTCGCCACGGGCTGCGCGACCTCTTCGCGGATGGCTTCGGCGGCCGAGCCGCCGTCCAGGCCGACAGAAATCTCACCTGCCTCGCCCGTCGGCAGGCGCATCAACCCTCCCCAGCTTCCGCGGCCCAATGGCTATAGCCACGTCGTGGAGGTCCACACGGGGCGCACCGTCTACATCTCGGGGCAGGTGCCGCTCGACGCCGGGGGGAACGTCATCGGCGCTGGCGACTTCCGTGCGCAGACGGAGCAGGTCTTCGCCAACCTGTCCGCCGCGCTGAGCGCGGTGGGCGCCAACTACGGCCACGTGGTGAAGCTGACCATCTTCGTCACGCAGTTGACGCCCGAGACACTCACCGCGCTCCGCGAGGTGAGAGATCGCCACATCGACGCCGCACACGGTCCGGCCAGCAGCCTGGTGGAGGTGAGCCGGCTGTTCCGCCCGGAGCTCCTCGTGGAGATGGAAGCGGTCGCCGTGATTCCGGACTGACGGGGAGGGGTCGAGCCCCGGGTGCTTGTCAGGTCCCGGGGCCCGCGCAGTCGTTGGCGGCGTGAACGCCGCCCAGACCCTGACGCCGAAGTCGCTGGCTGACTTCCTGCTGCATGTCGCCGTCATCCGGCCCGTCTTCATCTGGGGGCCGCCCGGCATCGGGAAGTCGTCCATCGTCCAGCGCTTCGCCCAGGAGGTGGGACTGCCCTGTGTCTCACTCCTGGGCAGCCAGCTCGCTCCCGAGGACCTCATCGGCGTGCCGCAGATTGTCGGGGGCAAGAGCCGCTTCTGTCCGCCCACTGTCATCGCTCGCGAGGAGCCCTACTGTCTCTTCCTCGATGAGCTGAACGCGTGCTCACAGGAGGTGCAGAAGGCCTTCTACAGCCTCATCCACGAGCGGCGCCTGGGCGAGTATCAGCTCCCCTCGGGCTCCATCGTGCTCGGCGCCGGCAATCGCGCCCAGGACAGCGCCATCGTCAAGCCCATGTCCTCCGCGCTGATGAACCGCATGGTGCACGTCCAGCTCCAGGCCTCGCACCGCGACTGGATGGAATGGGCGTACCAGAACGAGCTCCACCCGCTGGTGCTCGACTACCTCCAGAATCGCCCCGACCACCTCTGGAGCCAGCCTCCCAAGACGGAAGAGCCGTTCTCCACCCCTCGCTCGTGGCACATGCTCAGCGACGGGCTGCGCGAGTACGGCGACGACCTCACCGACACCGCGCTGGAGCTGCTCGCCTGCGGCTGCCTCACGCCCTCGCACGCCGGACAGTTCAAGGCCTTCGTGAAGCAGGTGCGCAGCCGGTACCGGCTCGGCGCCATCCTCGAGGGCAAGCTGAGCTGGCCCCATGCGCCCGAGGACCGGGACGTCCTCTACTTCCTCTCCCAGTCGCTGCGCGCCCACCTCGTCAAGGAGCTGCCCGCCACACGCGAGGGGCTCGGGGCCCAGCACCGCGAGCTGGCGCACCGGGCGAAGGCGCTCATCAAGGACCTGGCGGCACTGAGTTTCGAGATGGCCCAGATGGTCGTCGCGCGCCAGGACGGGCAGGGGCTCCCGGACTGGTTCTTGATGGAGGTCGTCCGCGATCTTCCGCGCCTCGTGGAGAAGCGGCATGGGGCGTAAGGGCTCGCCAGGGAAGCCGGACCCCGCCACCGAGGACTTCGACAAGGGCCTCGAGAGGGTGAGGCAGCATCCGCTCTTCGGATGTTTGCTGAGGGGACGCGTCTATCGCGACGAGCAGCTCCTCGGTCCTCGCGTCCCGCACGATGGCTGGGCCATGGTGTCCGCCAACGGCACCATCCGCGTCCACTCGAAGCGCCGTGGGTCGCCGGAGGAGTGGGCCTATGTGCTCGCGCACTGTGTCCTGCATCTGGGGCTCGGACACTTCCGGGACGTGGATGACGCGGAGGCATGGCAGGCCGCGTGCTGCTGCTTCATCGCGCGCTTCCTGCGAGACCTCAAATTCGGCCGGCCTCCGGAGGGCATGCTCATCGACCTGGAGACGCTCGGAGCCCAGGACGAGGAGCGGCTCTACACGGCCTTCCGGCTCCGGGGCATTCCTCCCCAGCTCCATGGCGCGGGGGCCGCCGGTGAGGGTTGTGCGGACATGCTCGCGTCCCATTTGTCGGAACCCACCGCGCGAGCCAAGGAGCGGCAGGAGTGGCAGCGCCTGTTCGCCGGCGGTCTGCTCGACGCCGTGGACTCCGCGGTGGAGGTGGCTGCCGGGATTGATTCCCCGGCGCGCTCGTCACACCCGAGGACTCGCGCCGCGCGCGCCCGCTCGTGGTTCATGGCCCACTTCCCGTTGCTCGGCTCCCTGGCCGCCGCGTTCGAGCTCATCGAGGACCCGCTCCTCTGCCAGCGGCTGCACATCTCCGTGGCCGCCGTGGATGCGGAGGCACAGGAGCTCTACATCAACCCCCACGCGAATCTGGACGAGGCGGAGCTGCGCTTCGTCCTCGCGCACGAGCTCCTCCACGTGGGGCTGCGGCATCAGGCGCGGCGGTTGGGGAGGGAGCCGTTCCTGTGGAACATCGCGTGCGACTACGTGGTGAATGGCTGGCTCGTGGAGATGGGCGTGGGCGAGCTGCCCTCCATCGGCGTGCTGCATGACCCGGAGCTCAAGGGCATGTCCGCGGAGGAGGTGTACGACGTCATCGTCACCGACCTGCGGCGCTACCGGAAGATGGCCACGCTGCGCGGCGTGGGACTCGGGGACATGCTCGGCGAGGAGCGCGAGTGGTGGAGGACGGGGGAGGGCGTGTCGCTCGACTCGTTCTACCGCCGCTGCCTCGCGCAGGGGCTGGAGTACCACTGCTCCTCGGGACGGGGACTGCTGCCTGCGGGGTTGGTGGAGGAGATTCGCGCGCTGGAGCAGCCGCCCATCGACTGGGACGTGGAGCTGGCCCGCTGGTTCGACGCGCACTTCTCTCCGCTGGAGCAGCGCCGGAGCTGGCTGCGGATGAGCCGGCGACAGTCCTCGGCGCCGGACATTCCCCGCCCCAGGTGGATGCCCGCGGAGCGCATGGAGGACGGCCGCACCTTCGGGGTGGTGTTGGATACGTCGGGCTCCATGGACCGCAAGCTGCTCGCGAAGGCGCTGGGTGCCATTGCCAGCTATGCGCTCGCTCGGGACGTGCCGCGCGTGCGCGTGGTGTTCTGCGACGCGGTGGCCTACGACGAGGGCTACCTGGCGCCCGAGGACATCGCCGGACGGGTGCGCGTGCGCGGGCGGGGTGGCACGCTGCTTCAGCCCGGCATCGACCTGCTGGAGCGGGCGCACGACTTCCCGAAGGATGGTCCGCTGCTCATCATCACCGACGGCTATTGTGACCGGCTCCTCGTGAAGCGCGAGCACGCCTTCCTGCTGCCCATGGAGCGCCATCTTCCCTTCGCGCCGAAGGGGAAGGTGTTCCGTCTGTCTTGAGCATTGGCCGGACGGTTACGGAGCAACGACTGCACTTCGAAGGGCGCCAACTCCGCGCTGGAGTGCTACTTCTTCAGCCAGAAGAACTGGTCTCCGCTGCCGAGCGCTCGCTCCAGGAACTCGCTGAACGAGGCGGCAATCTGCCGGACCTGTGGATACGTCCCATGGTACGCGTCGAGCAACGGGTACCGGCCGTCTTCTTGCCGTGCTACATCTACGAGTACGAAATCGGTGTCCTGGCAGTCCACGAGCGCATACCAGGACGCCGGCCCGGCTGAATCCTCGTCCTTGCCCCAGATTGCAACTCGCGCTCGGCGTACATCGGCGAGCGAGAGGATGCTGTAGTTCGCATCGGGCAGCGGCTTGAAGAGCTCCGCTCCGTCGCAGTGAAGGTAGAACGCGCGCAGGTCCGCATCGAGCCGCCAACCGACTTGTGACTCGAACGCGGCAATTCTCTCTGGCGTGGCCGGGGGGTGCGGGAAGTGCGCGCGGGAGATTTCGGCCAGCATCTGTTCCATCGTCATGGCTGGTCGATGTAAGGCCGGTCAGGCCCCACCGCGCTCCACGGAGCCCCGCGCGTGTAGCACGCTGGGTAGGCGTTATTGATGACCTTGTGCACCTCTGGCTCGACAGGCAGCACATTGGCAGGTGCCGTTGGGTCGCCACCGTGCAGCAAGTCAAAGATGTGATGCCCCGGCCAGTTGCGGCCCGCGGTTTGTGGCCATGCACCAAACTCGCGACCCCACTGGTTCCTGAACCCGGTGCGTGCGTTCTCCCAGGTTTCCCGCCGCTGCTCAAGGTCGGAGACCTTCGCGTAGTCGCAGCAGCAGTGGGTGATGGCCACCCGTCCACCCGCCGCTGCTGGGAAGAAGAAGGCGAAGCGCCCGTGCCAGTCACCCTTGATATCCGCTAGCCAGATGCACCCCAGCAGCGCATGCCCCTGCGATGCACATTGCCGCTCGCAGCGCGTCATCCACGCGGCACTGCACTGCCAGGGGCCGTAGTAGATGGTCGTCTCAATCGTGCCACCAGCGGGCGAGGGCAACGTGGGCCCAACCCACTTCGCGGAGGCGGGCTTTCCAGTCGCGCTCACCGTGGCTGAGCCACAGCCCGTCACGCCCACCAGAAGCAACGCCAGCACAGTGAACGTCTGCTTCGACATGCCCATGCCAATAACATTGGAGATCAAAGCCATTCAAGCCAAGGCCCTCTGCCGTACGAATGCACCGCAGAAGGGCTACGCCCCTGCATGCGAGGGCGGCGGCTGCACTTCGAGCAGCTCGGGCACCAGCGTCTGGCAGATGGCCTCCACGCGGTCGAAGAGCCAGAAGCCGAAGGGCTGAATCGCGTCGGGAGTCAGGGGTTGCTCCGGCCACGAGGCCCCGGGGTCGTTCTCGCCGAACGCGTGGATGCCGAACTCGCCCTCGGGAGTTCGGGTGCGCCGGTCGAAGATGAAGCTGAGGCCGTCATGCCAGCCTCCGTGGAAGACGTGGGCCTCCGCCAGCCCAGGCAGGGGTTGCTCAAACTGCTCCGCGAGCTCCTGGACGTTGTACTCGTCCGCGTTCACCTCCAGAACGCATTGGCCCCCTCCGCTGACGTTGCCGCTGTAGTGCGTCGGCACCTTGCCGGCCCACTTGACGACCCACGTCGCGGTCCCATAGCGCCGCACGAAGTAGTCGAAGGACGAGCCCTCCGCTGGTGCTTCCACGGGCCGCAGCCAGCGACCGAAGCGCTTCGCGTGCAGGTCCCTGAAGAACTGGCCATGTCCCATGGAGTCGAGCCTGTCCCCGTCCGCGTCGAGTTGGAGGAGCTCGACGATGAAGTGGCCCGCACGCAGCTTGTGGTGCAGCTCCGTCAGGCGGGCGACCGCGGCATCGACGGCAGCGTGAGGTGTCTCCGGGCGGGCGAATGCAGTCAGCTCCACCTGCGGCAGCGCCGGAGGTTCCGGGTTCATCTCCGTGCCTTGCGGCTTGGACATCGTGAAGGGGCTGAGCCCCTCCTGTTCCAGCGCGAAGAGTCGCTGCTCCGCCGCGGCGACAGCCTGCTCGCGGCTGGCGAAGAGCGTACGCTCCTCGGCCACGGTCTTCTCCGTCCCCACGACTCGCGTGGACACCGTGAGCCGCACGGCCCCATCGACCTGCACCTGCTCCGCGCGCACCAGTCCAGGCTGGGTGAGCCGAAGCTCGCGCCTGACAAGCCGCTCGCGTGACACGTTCCAGCCGTACACCCGCTCGAAGCCCAGCTTCCGGTAGTGGGCCGTGAGGGCCTCCACGTCGGTGGGCTTCAGCCGGGTCTGGGTGCAGCGGCCTCCGAAGCTGCCCCGGGTGATGATGGCGGTACCCTCGAAGAGGGCGATGTCGACATAGAGCCCGTCGAGCTTCTGGACGAGGAACACTCGCTCGCGTGCCGCGGCGGGACTGGGGACTCGCTCCTCCTCGAGCAACGCACCCTGGCTCCAGACGTGGAGCCGGAAGTCCGCGCTGTGGAACCAGCACTCGTCGGGATGGTCGAACACGAGCATCCGGCTGTCGTTGTAGACAGCCCTGCCGTTGTTGAGTGCCTTGACCTGCTGAATGCTGCGTCCCACGTCGGTGTCCTCCGCGCCGGAGCCAATGGCGTACGGCACTCCATCTCCAGAGGATGGGTGCACCGCGCCCTGGCTGAAGCATGCCCTTCTTTCCGTCGCACGGCCGCACGATGTGGCAGCTTCTCGCCCCATGCCCCGCGCCCGGGCCAGAAGACTCCGTCCTTCTCCAAGGCACCCCGCTTCGTGCGAGGCGACTTCACGGTGAAGAAGAACGTGATTCTCTCCGGACCGCTGCTCGTGACGGGGAACCTGACGGTGGAGGGTGTGCTGCACAACGTGGGGCCGGAAGGGCTCCTGGTGGTGGGCGGCTCGTTGCGCGCCACCGGGTTGGACACGAGCGGAGAGGTGCTGGTGGGCGGGGACGTGGAGGCCCGCGTCGTGTGGGGGCACTACAACGACCACTCCCTCCGGGTGGGGAATGTCTTGAAGGCGGACGTGGTCATCGAGGACGACCACGACGTGCAGGCCCTCGTGAAGTCCCGGCACCACTTCGAGCGTGACGAGTTCGACGAGTCGGACGCCGCGCTGAAGAAGGTCTTCGTGCGCGAAGCCTTCTCCTCGGAAGGGCTTGATCGGTACAAGCTCTTCAACCTGCTGCGCAAGAGCAGGGCGGTGCTGGCCAGGGCGCGCTGAGGCGCCGGCCGTCACCGCATGCCCAGCCACACCCCCAGGCGCGGCGCCCGTCGAAGCAGCGCGAGGAAGACTGCCGTTCCGCCGAAGGTCAGCACCGCCATGAACACAAGCCTCGGGGCGGGTGGCCACCCAAGCCTTGCGGCCAGCAGGTCCGCGGTGATCAGGAACAATGCGTGCGCGAGGTAGAA comes from Pyxidicoccus parkwaysis and encodes:
- a CDS encoding RidA family protein, whose amino-acid sequence is MALCLATGCATSSRMASAAEPPSRPTEISPASPVGRRINPPQLPRPNGYSHVVEVHTGRTVYISGQVPLDAGGNVIGAGDFRAQTEQVFANLSAALSAVGANYGHVVKLTIFVTQLTPETLTALREVRDRHIDAAHGPASSLVEVSRLFRPELLVEMEAVAVIPD
- a CDS encoding non-ribosomal peptide synthetase, producing the protein MQTTNKDKLGDAGPRSGWTSTVSHHSGQQSARMTHAQESLWLLHKLAPQPAYNEPRAFRISGPLRVELLREALRLVAERHAALRTTFEETRDGLRAVVHAQVPDCTEVIDLRHLQEPAASQRAEALLDEHYRRPFSLDQGPLLRALVVQLPGGESLFGFTIHHLATDGWSFGVIIGELGAHYRALTLTGGPAALPPLASQYTDYAERSREAYERGELDETLAFWKRRLEDGPGLLTLPTDRPRPAVQTFNGATCSVTVPRSRLTPLVDLCRRECGSTEFLVLMSAYAALLWRYTGQDKVAVGTTLLNREDADSLDGVGCYVNTAALLFGLDENTTFRSLLARGTEDWAGVLAHQDAPFPKVLERLGVAHDPSHSPVFQTMMTALGKPKKLDLGKGFTCTPHSIRRVAAKFELLVFVSELEDEVELEVEFNTDLFDRSTVERMLSHYVHLLEQLASNLDTPVSRVSILPEPERRLLEAWNDTRVEVPRKTVIDAFEEQAAKTPDAIAVEFEDRTLTYAELHRLTNRVARALLAAQAPSVGFVGVYMERSIDMVVSLVSIVKAGLAYVPIDPEYPADRIRYMLEDSQVSLVLTQEHLVPALSSSSARPVTLAGLVHGREDDSDVERSLSFDSRAYMIYTSGSTGRPKGVINRHGSLFNRLYWMQSEYPLTGADRVLQKTPFSFDVSVWEFFWPLMYGARIVVARPGGHRDAEYLKQLIRDRHVTTLHFVPSMLSVFLEEEDLAACCGSLRQVFCSGEALPYKTVEDFYAKVSCGLHNLYGPTEAAIDVSYWPCTLDYPGKVVPIGKPIANTSLYVVDKQMQLQPIGVPGELCIGGVGLAERYHNRDDLTQKAFVADPFAREPGARMYRTGDLARYLADGQIEYLGRIDNQIKLRGFRIELGEIEAVVQGAPGVRKAAVILHQSASNKFLVAYVVADEVDSQKLREHLKTQLPEFMVPRLFISVPDIPTTANGKMDRKALPDPLTAVGADAPESGAAGSSLTPPSTKEEAVLLGIWREVLGVERLGVDSNFFRLGGDSILSIRIAARLRELGYPVGVREIFAHPTVRQLARHLTTTHQGEVAAAPAEPAFHLIDAAVRQQLPPSIEDAWPLTRLQSGMIYHSLMNPGSAVYHDIFSYDFRAPVNAKHLRGAVREVVGRHPQLRSRFELHQFDEPLQLVGGEVEVPLELVDVSTLSREAQDAELARWVEDEKRRDFDLETAPLLRCWVHVRSASEFTFTLSFHHVILDGWSVALVMDELRRVYASLLGGPPVVLEGEGAPYSMYVALERRAIDDPSHALFWRELLAHIPRPLLLGQPSGVGKQAPVPSSAERTVPAEMTSALRSLAGRLGLPIKSAFLALHLHALGEVTGRDDVVSGLVVNGRPEVSGGERCVGLFLNTLPVALRRSEGSWPARVARVFSLEQDTAPYRRLPLAEILRLTRHKELFDVLFNYTHFHVYQSEADGLVRIAGARYFEQTNFGAVVHAHLDSFTERMTLVVNYDAARVDGKLVERYLDSYLRAASSAAASTEAPVLTVAASPASPASGTTLEQQLREALAAVTRTADVGLDDNYLELGVDSISAIRFVARLKRLGIKLSLQDVFEHPTVRKLAARLKAARPADTVQGPAAPVEAASTLARHLPPGVADGYPATALQLDMIAESQADVAQAIYHDLFSYRFALPLNEALLRRVLRTLTDRHETLRTAFDVDASPTPMQWVHAAVTPHLEVLDLSRLREEEQSGVFDAWFERERATSFDVTRPQLMRTFAHRHGPASFTLTLSFHHSILDGWSLSLLIRELVSLYSAALQEVDAPVPGVVSSRYRDYVKAELESRQSEEARAFWRNELRGVEYTALPRPPGRGAMARWSETKVLLDRPRQEALMEMTRRAGVPVKFGLLSAHLAILGLLGKRTDVLTATFVNGRLEEEGSDEVLGLFLNFMPFRQSLEGLTWRRLLEETFASDIRRLPYRRHPLASIRRDLGQERLVETAFNYTQFKAYADVTRDGSASAGTGLVSGARWFEHTAFPLLVNAGYDLRQEQMILTLNANGQVLPQWSIEVLGALYDATLTRMLTREDSLVTQPSEEMTRLAAALKVSG
- a CDS encoding alpha/beta fold hydrolase yields the protein MSQEPRKTEPVISTHQQSDGYRSHYRRWGRSEGSDVLVYLHGGISHAGWQAPLGEAITASSEVTFIALDRRGSGLNSEARGHLISEEREVEDIASFLEAIGGSFRRVHLGGWCFGAQVASIVAARLASRGVLTSLVLVAPGYVYTERYSDVLRLSMQAVSEVVKELGVTPEPLRAFVPVPLQTSDFTDKPQWLKFVEEDTLRLSRVTQSTVKVWGELGDRSRSTLGELGGLPVLAVFGSRDRLVDLERTKAMLLERVHPAPTIELMSTHHALHFEDPRALADLILRFISSQEPRLTAVAASRPGVATATAQQRGA
- a CDS encoding AAA family ATPase, which codes for MNAAQTLTPKSLADFLLHVAVIRPVFIWGPPGIGKSSIVQRFAQEVGLPCVSLLGSQLAPEDLIGVPQIVGGKSRFCPPTVIAREEPYCLFLDELNACSQEVQKAFYSLIHERRLGEYQLPSGSIVLGAGNRAQDSAIVKPMSSALMNRMVHVQLQASHRDWMEWAYQNELHPLVLDYLQNRPDHLWSQPPKTEEPFSTPRSWHMLSDGLREYGDDLTDTALELLACGCLTPSHAGQFKAFVKQVRSRYRLGAILEGKLSWPHAPEDRDVLYFLSQSLRAHLVKELPATREGLGAQHRELAHRAKALIKDLAALSFEMAQMVVARQDGQGLPDWFLMEVVRDLPRLVEKRHGA
- a CDS encoding MFS transporter — protein: MTDTFRLRELTLMASSMIAIIGTTAIAASLPHMSEAYADVPNSRFLVSVVLTLPALSVALCGPFIGMAIDSWGRKRIFILSLLIYGLSGAAGSVLPSLPAILVSRLVLGVAVSGITTCSTALLADYAEERKLGNLMGRQSLFMSLGNVVFVSLGGVLADHHWRLPFLLYAVAFVVLPGVVFTITEPRVARAAQPSVSVATVEVVPVRRTVLVYALGFVNMVVYFMVPVYLPFHLRSFPGNSSARAGGLLAVVGLSWAVSSSMYHRVRRHLSFEQVAFVALALMGIAYLMIARAMGYALLIPALVIIGAGLGVFVPNLNAWLLSFAPTTMKGRMIGGLVFFVFLGQFFSPIFTRPLRDTAGISASYFAGGALLLLLSLGTMAGGRRAMPMRLSAERDLK